In Methylococcus geothermalis, one genomic interval encodes:
- the ftsL gene encoding cell division protein FtsL, with translation MTRILLLSVVAVCSALGVVYAKYRTRMLFAEVQRLELALNQYDVELGQLQLEQNTWAEHGRVERLARSRLGMTLPARESIIYIKP, from the coding sequence ATGACACGGATACTCCTGCTCTCGGTGGTTGCCGTTTGTTCGGCGCTCGGCGTCGTTTATGCGAAGTACCGCACGCGCATGCTGTTCGCTGAGGTTCAGCGTCTGGAACTGGCCCTGAATCAATACGATGTGGAGCTGGGCCAGCTTCAGCTGGAGCAGAACACTTGGGCCGAGCATGGCCGCGTCGAACGTCTGGCCCGCAGCAGGCTGGGGATGACCCTGCCGGCGCGCGAGTCGATCATTTACATCAAACCCTGA
- a CDS encoding peptidoglycan D,D-transpeptidase FtsI family protein: protein MMYITNPQRESDYGARWSLLLIGMMAAMLVLVGRAVNLQVVDRQFLKHQGDLRHMGVVPVPAHRGRILDRNGDLLATSCPVKSIWVNPKEFEANEAQYEALAGLIGDTPDDLKRRLGDHGAHRAFVYLKRRVSPELADQVMALGLPGVYAEEEYRRYYPTGEVTAHVLGFTDIDDKGQEGLELAFDAHLKGIEGVRRIIRDGKRRVIEDVDSVRQPVAGKDLSISIDQRLQYLAYRELKKTVQQHRAKAGALVMLDAKSGEVLAMVNQPSFNPNGRNGAVPGSTRNRAITDLFEPGSTMKPFAVACALEMGAFRANAVINTSPGVMRVGSNVVKDVHNYGVLDVAGVLRKSSNVGVTKMALALPPDKFWGFYRDLGFGQGLGTGFPGEAQGRMPDRKGLRPFAQATLSFGYGVSATPLQLARAYLALANDGAMPAVSMLKLDRPAASTQVMSKKTAMAVRNMLEGVVSADGTAIKASIPGFRVAGKTGTVKKSAGRGGYQTSRHIAVFAGMAPATDPRLVTVVMIDEPSAGEYYGGAVAAPAFAAVMEPGLRLLNVLPDQDMGPSILSAQKDEIF from the coding sequence ATGATGTACATAACGAATCCGCAAAGAGAGAGCGATTACGGGGCGCGCTGGTCGCTATTGCTGATCGGCATGATGGCGGCCATGCTCGTCCTGGTCGGGCGCGCGGTCAACCTGCAGGTCGTGGATCGGCAGTTTCTCAAGCACCAGGGCGACTTGCGCCATATGGGCGTGGTTCCCGTGCCGGCGCATCGCGGCCGGATCCTGGACCGGAACGGCGATTTGCTCGCGACCAGCTGTCCGGTGAAATCGATCTGGGTCAATCCCAAGGAGTTCGAGGCAAACGAAGCGCAGTACGAGGCCTTGGCCGGGCTGATCGGAGATACGCCGGACGATCTGAAACGGCGCCTCGGCGACCACGGCGCCCATCGGGCTTTCGTGTATCTCAAGCGCCGTGTCAGCCCCGAGCTTGCCGACCAGGTGATGGCGTTGGGCTTGCCCGGTGTCTACGCCGAAGAAGAGTACCGGCGCTATTACCCGACCGGCGAGGTTACCGCCCATGTGCTCGGTTTCACCGATATCGACGACAAGGGACAGGAAGGGCTGGAGCTTGCCTTCGATGCGCATTTGAAGGGTATCGAGGGGGTCAGGCGCATCATCCGGGACGGCAAGCGCCGGGTCATCGAGGATGTCGACAGCGTGCGTCAGCCGGTGGCTGGCAAGGACCTGAGCATCAGCATCGACCAGCGCCTGCAGTATCTGGCCTACCGGGAGCTGAAGAAGACGGTGCAGCAGCACCGGGCGAAGGCAGGCGCCTTGGTCATGCTCGACGCCAAGAGCGGCGAGGTGCTGGCGATGGTCAATCAGCCGTCCTTCAATCCCAATGGCCGCAACGGCGCCGTGCCCGGGTCGACCCGCAACCGCGCAATCACCGATTTGTTCGAGCCGGGTTCGACGATGAAGCCGTTCGCGGTGGCCTGTGCCTTGGAAATGGGGGCTTTTCGAGCCAACGCGGTGATCAATACTTCGCCGGGCGTCATGCGCGTCGGTTCCAACGTGGTCAAGGACGTGCACAACTACGGCGTGCTCGACGTCGCCGGAGTGCTACGCAAGTCGAGCAACGTGGGGGTCACCAAGATGGCTTTGGCCTTGCCTCCCGACAAGTTCTGGGGGTTTTACCGCGACCTGGGATTCGGCCAGGGGCTGGGTACCGGTTTTCCCGGCGAAGCGCAAGGGCGCATGCCGGACCGGAAAGGGCTGCGGCCGTTCGCGCAGGCTACGCTCTCCTTCGGCTACGGGGTGTCGGCAACGCCGTTGCAGTTGGCGCGGGCTTATTTGGCGCTGGCAAACGACGGCGCGATGCCGGCCGTCAGCATGCTGAAGCTGGATCGCCCGGCGGCGTCGACCCAGGTGATGTCGAAAAAGACTGCCATGGCGGTGCGCAACATGCTGGAAGGCGTGGTTTCGGCCGATGGCACGGCGATCAAGGCCAGTATTCCGGGTTTCCGGGTCGCCGGAAAAACCGGGACGGTGAAGAAAAGCGCCGGACGCGGCGGCTATCAGACCTCGCGCCACATCGCCGTGTTCGCAGGCATGGCGCCGGCAACCGATCCGCGGCTGGTCACCGTCGTGATGATCGATGAGCCTTCGGCCGGCGAATATTATGGCGGCGCAGTGGCGGCGCCGGCTTTTGCCGCCGTCATGGAGCCGGGACTGAGGTTGCTCAACGTCCTGCCGGATCAGGACATGGGCCCGTCCATCCTTTCCGCCCAGAAGGACGAAATCTTTTGA
- the mraY gene encoding phospho-N-acetylmuramoyl-pentapeptide-transferase translates to MLLILANWLEHYFDVFRVFHYLTFRGILGVLTSLVISFIVGPAMIRHLGSYKIGQMIRDDGPQSHLSKAGTPTMGGALILVTITISTLLWADLGNRYVWAVLLVTLAYGFIGFIDDYKKLVLKNSKGLAARHKYLWQSVFGLGVALFLYHTASLPQETQFIVPFFKNVVLNMGWLYIPLVYFVVVGSSNAVNLTDGLDGLAILPTVLVAGGLAIFAYASGHSEFSEYLGIPYLPKAGELVVFCGALVGAGLGFLWFNTYPAQVFMGDIGALALGAALGMVAVLVRQEIVLMIMGGIFVMETVSVVLQVLSFKLTGRRIFRMAPIHHHFELKGWPEPRVIVRFWIISVILVLIGLATLKLR, encoded by the coding sequence ATGCTACTGATTCTAGCGAACTGGCTCGAGCATTATTTCGATGTCTTCAGAGTCTTTCACTATCTCACTTTCCGCGGGATCCTCGGTGTCCTGACCTCGCTCGTGATCTCCTTCATCGTCGGCCCGGCGATGATCCGGCACCTGGGAAGCTACAAGATCGGGCAGATGATCCGCGACGACGGCCCGCAAAGCCATCTGTCGAAGGCCGGTACGCCCACCATGGGCGGTGCGCTGATCCTGGTGACGATCACCATCAGCACCTTGCTGTGGGCGGATCTCGGCAACCGCTACGTCTGGGCGGTGCTGCTGGTGACCCTGGCTTACGGGTTCATCGGCTTCATCGACGATTACAAGAAGCTGGTTCTGAAAAACAGCAAGGGGCTGGCGGCACGCCACAAATACCTGTGGCAATCGGTGTTTGGCCTCGGGGTGGCGTTGTTTCTCTATCACACCGCGAGTTTGCCGCAGGAAACCCAGTTCATCGTGCCGTTCTTCAAGAATGTCGTACTGAACATGGGATGGCTGTACATCCCCTTGGTCTATTTCGTGGTCGTGGGGTCGAGCAACGCGGTGAATCTGACCGACGGTCTGGACGGCCTGGCGATTCTCCCGACGGTGCTGGTCGCGGGGGGGCTGGCGATTTTCGCCTATGCTTCCGGCCACAGCGAGTTCTCGGAGTACCTGGGAATTCCTTATCTGCCGAAGGCGGGGGAACTGGTGGTGTTTTGCGGCGCCCTGGTCGGGGCCGGCCTGGGGTTCCTCTGGTTCAACACTTACCCGGCCCAGGTATTCATGGGTGACATCGGAGCCCTGGCACTCGGTGCCGCATTGGGGATGGTGGCCGTGCTGGTCCGGCAGGAAATCGTGCTCATGATCATGGGCGGAATTTTCGTCATGGAGACGGTCTCGGTCGTGCTGCAGGTGCTGTCTTTCAAATTGACCGGCCGGCGCATCTTCCGCATGGCGCCGATCCATCATCACTTCGAATTGAAAGGATGGCCCGAGCCGCGGGTGATCGTGAGGTTCTGGATCATCTCCGTCATTCTGGTGCTCATCGGGCTGGCGACCTTGAAACTGCGTTGA
- the murC gene encoding UDP-N-acetylmuramate--L-alanine ligase has protein sequence MTPRTEGMKKITRIHFVGVGGAGMSGIAEVLLHLGYRVSGSDLQQNANTRRLQERGAVISIGHQARHVEAVDVVVVSSAVDQTNVEVDAARAARIPVISRAEMLAELMRFRYGVAVAGTHGKTTTTSLTASILAEGGLDPTFVIGGRLNSVGANAQLGKGEYLVAEADESDASFLHLQPMIAVVTNIDQDHMGTYGNDFGRLKDAFVEFLHHVPFYGVAVLCAEDPGVCDILPRLSKPYRTYGEREGVDIRAVGIQRLGLQSRFSVLRLGADPLEITLNLPGYHNILNALAAIGVATELGVADAVIQRALAGFGGIGRRFQINARLPFGGGEITFVDDYGHHPSELAATLDSARNAWPARRLVVVFQPHRYTRTHDLFEDFVQVLSRVDVLVLLDVYSAGEAPIAGADGRALSRAIRVRGQIDPIFVETPDEVFDILPNILKPGDVVMTLGAGSVGALAQQLPERLGAEPARDCP, from the coding sequence ATGACGCCTCGAACCGAAGGCATGAAAAAAATCACCCGCATCCATTTCGTCGGGGTAGGCGGCGCCGGCATGAGCGGGATCGCCGAGGTGCTGCTGCACTTGGGCTACCGGGTGTCGGGTTCCGATTTGCAGCAGAACGCCAACACCCGCCGCTTGCAGGAGCGCGGCGCGGTGATTTCGATCGGGCACCAGGCCCGGCATGTCGAGGCGGTGGATGTGGTCGTCGTCTCCAGCGCGGTGGACCAGACCAACGTGGAAGTCGATGCCGCCCGGGCCGCCCGGATTCCCGTCATCTCGCGCGCGGAAATGCTGGCGGAGCTGATGCGCTTCCGCTACGGCGTGGCGGTGGCCGGTACCCATGGCAAGACCACGACGACCAGCCTGACCGCCAGCATCCTGGCCGAGGGCGGCCTCGACCCGACCTTCGTCATCGGTGGCCGGCTGAACAGCGTGGGGGCAAACGCCCAGTTGGGAAAAGGCGAGTATCTGGTCGCCGAAGCCGACGAGAGCGACGCCTCGTTCCTGCACCTGCAGCCCATGATCGCCGTGGTGACCAACATCGACCAGGACCACATGGGCACCTACGGCAACGATTTCGGCAGGCTCAAGGACGCGTTCGTCGAATTTCTGCACCATGTGCCGTTCTATGGCGTGGCGGTGCTGTGCGCCGAAGATCCGGGCGTTTGCGACATCCTGCCGCGGCTGAGCAAGCCGTATCGCACCTACGGTGAGCGGGAGGGCGTCGACATTCGCGCGGTCGGCATCCAGCGTCTCGGCCTGCAAAGCCGGTTCAGCGTGCTGCGGCTGGGCGCCGATCCGCTGGAGATCACGCTCAATCTGCCGGGCTACCACAATATTCTCAACGCGCTGGCAGCGATCGGCGTCGCCACCGAGCTGGGCGTCGCCGACGCGGTGATCCAGCGGGCGCTGGCGGGATTCGGCGGCATCGGACGGCGGTTCCAGATCAATGCTCGCCTACCGTTCGGCGGCGGCGAAATCACCTTCGTCGACGACTATGGCCATCACCCGAGCGAATTGGCGGCGACGCTGGATTCCGCCCGCAATGCCTGGCCGGCCCGGCGATTGGTCGTGGTGTTCCAGCCCCATCGCTATACCCGGACTCACGATTTGTTCGAGGATTTCGTGCAGGTGTTATCCCGGGTCGACGTACTGGTATTGCTGGACGTTTATTCCGCCGGCGAAGCGCCCATAGCGGGCGCCGACGGGCGCGCCTTGAGCCGAGCCATCCGCGTGCGGGGGCAGATCGACCCCATCTTCGTGGAAACCCCGGATGAGGTCTTCGATATCCTGCCGAACATTTTGAAGCCGGGCGACGTCGTAATGACGTTGGGCGCAGGCAGCGTCGGCGCTCTCGCTCAGCAGTTGCCCGAGCGCCTGGGCGCGGAGCCGGCACGTGACTGTCCGTGA
- the ftsW gene encoding putative lipid II flippase FtsW: MTTRAIRGSRGLVLKWGPNRFYLDTILLSVSLGLMLFGFVMVSSASLHLGEKMASDSFYFPKHQLAHIVLGLVAGWAAAKVRLDTLERHSRSLFWVGIALLVLVLIPGIGKSVNGSVRWINLFGLRVQVSEVFKLVAAIYVAGYISRHLETVRTSVKGMLFPLSLLAIGAVLLLKEPDFGATAVVMATALGMLFLAGARLWPFALLLGLVACAGTLLICTAEYRLKRVLSFLDPWADPLNSGFQLTQALIAFGRGDWQGVGLGSSVQKLFYLPEAHTDFLFSVIGEELGLWGATTVIVLFAIVVWRALAIGRLAERSGKLFAAFLAYGIGIWLGLQAFINMGVNMGMLPTKGLTLPLMSYGGGSMMVVCAAIGLLFRIRSEAVASFLGNGRKGVWPSE; encoded by the coding sequence ATGACTACGCGAGCGATTCGCGGCAGCCGGGGTCTGGTGCTGAAATGGGGCCCCAACCGCTTTTATCTGGACACCATCCTGCTTTCGGTATCCTTGGGGTTGATGCTTTTCGGTTTCGTCATGGTGTCCTCCGCCTCGCTGCATCTCGGCGAAAAAATGGCGAGCGACAGCTTCTACTTTCCGAAGCACCAGCTCGCGCATATCGTGCTGGGGCTGGTGGCGGGATGGGCGGCGGCGAAGGTCCGGCTGGACACGCTGGAGCGGCATTCCAGGTCGCTGTTCTGGGTGGGCATCGCCTTGCTGGTCCTGGTTCTCATTCCGGGCATCGGCAAATCGGTGAACGGCAGCGTGCGCTGGATCAACCTGTTCGGGCTTCGTGTCCAGGTGTCCGAGGTTTTCAAACTGGTGGCCGCGATCTACGTGGCCGGTTATATCAGCCGCCATCTGGAAACCGTCAGGACCTCGGTGAAAGGCATGCTTTTCCCGTTGAGCCTGCTCGCCATCGGCGCGGTCCTGCTGCTTAAGGAGCCCGATTTCGGCGCTACCGCGGTGGTCATGGCGACGGCCTTGGGGATGCTGTTTCTGGCGGGGGCTCGGCTTTGGCCCTTCGCCCTGCTGTTGGGCCTGGTCGCCTGTGCCGGCACGTTGTTGATCTGTACGGCCGAGTACCGGCTCAAGCGGGTGCTCAGCTTTCTCGATCCCTGGGCCGACCCGCTCAACTCGGGGTTTCAGCTGACCCAGGCGTTGATCGCTTTCGGCCGGGGTGACTGGCAGGGGGTGGGGCTGGGGTCCAGCGTCCAGAAACTGTTCTATTTGCCCGAAGCCCATACCGATTTCCTGTTTTCGGTCATCGGCGAGGAATTGGGGCTCTGGGGGGCGACGACCGTCATCGTGCTGTTCGCCATCGTAGTCTGGCGGGCACTGGCGATCGGCCGGCTGGCCGAGCGCAGCGGCAAGCTGTTCGCCGCCTTCCTCGCATACGGCATCGGCATCTGGCTGGGCCTTCAGGCCTTCATCAATATGGGGGTAAACATGGGAATGCTCCCGACCAAGGGTCTGACCCTGCCCCTGATGAGCTACGGCGGCGGCAGCATGATGGTGGTCTGCGCCGCGATCGGATTGCTGTTCCGGATCCGCAGCGAGGCGGTGGCGAGCTTCCTGGGCAACGGCCGGAAGGGTGTATGGCCAAGCGAGTAA
- a CDS encoding UDP-N-acetylmuramoyl-L-alanyl-D-glutamate--2,6-diaminopimelate ligase: MSGGDGAGASLRRLLDGLTEAQTVPDIPVFGLSLDSRAVRTGDAFFALAGSHAHGLRYAEDASKRGAVAVVYDPSGGAGACLPVPELDFAVPVPDLGRHLGSVAARFFGHPSETLNVVAVTGTNGKTSCTHFIADALRNEYPTAVIGTLGWGKPERLRRIAHTTPDAIEIHAILATLKAQGIGLVALEASSHGQAQGRINGVRCRGALYTRVTRDHLDYHGTFESYLNAKLGLLSNPALEFVALTLDDPSVDTLRASVPEGVKVIGYSLQGGRSADFPVISAEALEQTPEGLHLRVNWEGRAVDVDAPVYGDFNAENLLGTMAVLLGLGYSVDAAASRVGRVRPVAGRMERFSADGVTVVVDYAHTPDALRNVLTSLRRHCRAKLRLVFGCGGDRDKGKRPEMGAIAERLADCVIVTDDNPRFESGDAIVQDILKGCTGSTVTVVRDRRAAIRQAIVQAGEGDIVLVAGKGHEAFQDVGGVAHEFSDREEVGKALSARHRGTE; the protein is encoded by the coding sequence TTGAGCGGCGGCGATGGTGCCGGCGCTTCCCTGCGGAGGCTGTTGGATGGCTTGACCGAGGCTCAGACCGTGCCGGATATTCCGGTATTCGGCCTGAGCCTCGACAGCCGGGCGGTGCGCACCGGCGATGCCTTTTTCGCATTGGCGGGGAGCCATGCGCATGGGCTCAGGTACGCGGAAGATGCCTCCAAGCGGGGGGCGGTGGCCGTCGTCTACGATCCCTCGGGCGGGGCCGGCGCCTGTTTGCCGGTACCGGAACTCGATTTCGCCGTCCCGGTTCCCGATCTGGGGCGCCACTTGGGCAGCGTCGCTGCCCGTTTTTTCGGCCATCCCTCGGAGACTTTGAACGTCGTCGCGGTCACCGGGACCAACGGCAAGACCTCCTGCACCCATTTCATCGCCGATGCCTTGCGGAATGAATATCCGACGGCTGTCATCGGGACCCTGGGCTGGGGAAAGCCCGAAAGGCTGCGGCGGATCGCTCATACGACCCCTGATGCCATCGAGATTCATGCCATACTCGCAACCCTCAAGGCGCAAGGGATCGGGCTGGTGGCTTTGGAGGCTTCATCGCACGGGCAGGCGCAGGGGCGCATCAACGGCGTCCGTTGCCGAGGCGCGCTGTACACCCGCGTTACGCGGGATCACCTCGATTATCACGGCACTTTCGAGTCCTATCTGAATGCCAAGCTGGGCCTGCTGTCCAATCCCGCATTGGAGTTCGTCGCGCTCACCCTCGACGATCCTTCCGTGGATACCCTTCGGGCGAGCGTCCCCGAGGGGGTGAAGGTCATCGGCTACAGCCTGCAGGGCGGGAGATCGGCGGATTTTCCGGTGATTTCTGCAGAGGCCCTGGAGCAGACGCCCGAGGGACTGCATTTGCGGGTCAATTGGGAGGGGCGCGCCGTCGACGTGGATGCCCCGGTTTATGGCGATTTCAACGCCGAGAATCTGCTCGGGACGATGGCGGTTCTGCTGGGGCTGGGATATTCCGTCGACGCTGCCGCCTCGCGGGTCGGCAGGGTCCGTCCCGTTGCCGGGCGCATGGAGCGATTTAGCGCGGATGGCGTGACCGTGGTCGTCGATTACGCCCATACCCCGGACGCATTGCGGAACGTGCTGACGAGCCTGCGCCGTCATTGCCGGGCCAAGCTGCGGCTGGTGTTCGGCTGCGGTGGCGATCGGGACAAGGGCAAGCGCCCGGAAATGGGCGCCATCGCCGAGCGCCTCGCGGACTGCGTGATCGTGACCGACGACAATCCGCGGTTCGAGTCGGGGGATGCCATCGTTCAGGACATTCTCAAAGGTTGCACCGGTTCCACCGTCACCGTCGTGCGCGACCGCCGTGCGGCCATCCGTCAGGCGATTGTCCAGGCGGGGGAAGGCGACATCGTCCTGGTGGCAGGAAAGGGGCATGAAGCTTTTCAGGACGTCGGCGGCGTGGCCCACGAATTTTCCGATCGGGAAGAGGTCGGGAAAGCGCTGTCGGCCCGGCACCGCGGCACCGAATAA
- the murG gene encoding undecaprenyldiphospho-muramoylpentapeptide beta-N-acetylglucosaminyltransferase produces MAKRVTILAGGTGGHVFPALAVADKLRGAGAEVSWMGTRAGLEARVVPAAGYPIDWLSVSGIRGKGLAAKIKAPAMLGLACLQALRILRRRRPDVVLGMGGFVAGPGGLMARVLGMPLVIHEQNRIPGTTNRLLSRIANRVLEAFPGAFPESAGAVCTGNPLRQTIESFQESGPVRHGRRVLVLGGSLGAQALNRVVPRALAALGEEPVEIRHQTGQAMLEETKDLYQRLELPAKVDAFIEDMEEAYGWADVAVCRAGAMTVSELAAAGLPAILVPFPHAIDDHQTANGGYLAEAGAAVLMPQSALDEESLAEELRVLLDERGRLQAMSAAARNLARYDAAERVARICLEEAGA; encoded by the coding sequence ATGGCCAAGCGAGTAACGATCCTGGCCGGGGGGACCGGCGGGCACGTGTTTCCCGCGCTCGCGGTCGCGGACAAGCTTCGCGGTGCGGGCGCCGAAGTCTCCTGGATGGGGACCCGAGCCGGCCTGGAGGCCAGGGTGGTGCCGGCGGCCGGCTATCCGATCGATTGGCTCAGCGTCAGCGGAATACGCGGCAAGGGCCTGGCTGCCAAGATCAAGGCGCCGGCCATGCTGGGCTTGGCCTGCCTGCAGGCACTGCGTATACTTCGCCGCAGAAGGCCGGACGTCGTACTGGGCATGGGCGGCTTCGTCGCCGGTCCGGGCGGACTCATGGCCCGGGTGCTCGGAATGCCGCTGGTGATCCACGAACAGAACCGCATTCCCGGTACCACCAATCGCCTCTTGTCCCGCATTGCAAACCGGGTGCTGGAAGCATTTCCAGGCGCCTTTCCCGAATCCGCCGGAGCGGTCTGCACCGGCAATCCTCTGCGGCAGACGATCGAATCGTTTCAGGAGAGTGGGCCCGTCCGGCACGGGCGGCGTGTGCTGGTCCTGGGCGGCAGCCTGGGCGCTCAGGCTTTGAACCGGGTCGTTCCACGGGCTTTGGCGGCTCTGGGCGAGGAGCCGGTCGAGATTCGGCATCAAACCGGGCAGGCCATGCTCGAGGAAACCAAAGACTTGTATCAACGGCTCGAATTACCGGCGAAAGTGGACGCCTTCATCGAGGATATGGAAGAGGCCTACGGCTGGGCCGACGTCGCGGTGTGCCGCGCCGGTGCCATGACCGTGAGCGAGCTGGCGGCGGCGGGGCTGCCTGCCATCCTCGTGCCGTTTCCCCATGCCATCGACGATCACCAGACCGCGAACGGCGGCTATCTGGCGGAGGCGGGTGCGGCGGTGCTGATGCCCCAGTCGGCGCTCGACGAAGAATCGCTGGCGGAGGAGCTCCGCGTCTTGCTGGACGAGCGCGGCCGGCTGCAGGCGATGAGCGCGGCGGCGCGGAATCTGGCCCGCTATGATGCGGCTGAGCGCGTCGCGCGGATCTGCCTGGAGGAGGCCGGCGCATGA
- the murB gene encoding UDP-N-acetylmuramate dehydrogenase — protein sequence MTVRELAAASLRGIRLEREPLARHTSWRVGGPAERFYQPADLDDLVEFLRALPSDEPLFWLGLGSNVLVRDGGIRGTVICTKNRLRTIEAHDPHCVYAEAGVPCAHIARFCTDRDWVGAEFLAGIPGTLGGALAMNAGAFGGETWSLVRRVLTVNRAGRTIWRAPDEFEVGYRHVHGPEGEWFLAAELELAPGDGRAGRERIKALLARRSATQPTHQPSCGSVFRNPPGDFAARLIEACGLKGHAVGGAQVSAKHANFIVNSGNATAADIETLISAVRNRVALQSGVWLEPEVRIVGESLV from the coding sequence GTGACTGTCCGTGAACTCGCCGCCGCGTCCTTGCGCGGAATCCGGCTCGAACGGGAGCCGCTGGCCAGGCACACCAGCTGGCGGGTGGGCGGTCCGGCCGAGCGTTTCTACCAGCCGGCCGACCTCGACGATCTGGTTGAATTCCTGCGCGCTCTGCCGTCCGACGAGCCGCTGTTCTGGCTGGGGCTGGGCAGCAACGTGCTGGTCAGGGATGGCGGCATCCGCGGCACCGTCATCTGCACCAAGAACCGGCTGCGGACCATTGAAGCCCATGATCCCCATTGCGTCTACGCCGAAGCCGGCGTTCCCTGCGCCCACATCGCCCGCTTCTGCACCGACCGTGACTGGGTGGGCGCCGAATTCCTGGCCGGGATTCCCGGCACCCTGGGCGGTGCCCTGGCGATGAATGCCGGGGCGTTCGGGGGCGAGACCTGGAGCCTGGTGCGGCGCGTGCTCACGGTGAATCGCGCCGGCCGGACGATCTGGCGGGCGCCCGACGAATTCGAGGTGGGCTACCGCCATGTGCACGGTCCGGAAGGTGAGTGGTTCCTGGCCGCCGAGCTTGAGCTTGCGCCCGGCGACGGGCGCGCTGGGCGAGAGCGCATCAAGGCCCTGCTGGCGCGGCGCTCGGCCACCCAACCGACTCATCAGCCGAGCTGCGGCTCGGTGTTCCGGAATCCGCCCGGCGATTTCGCGGCGCGCCTGATCGAAGCCTGCGGGCTCAAGGGGCATGCCGTTGGCGGAGCCCAAGTGTCAGCGAAGCACGCCAATTTCATCGTCAACTCAGGGAACGCGACTGCGGCCGACATCGAGACGTTGATCTCGGCGGTGCGGAACCGGGTAGCCCTGCAGTCCGGTGTATGGCTCGAGCCCGAAGTCCGGATCGTGGGCGAATCCCTAGTGTAG
- the murD gene encoding UDP-N-acetylmuramoyl-L-alanine--D-glutamate ligase, producing the protein MNTNPRAVAEKLPCEFAGLGLDVRSRVLVLGLGATGLATVRFLHRHGFECAVMDSRIAPPGLGELREAFPDVPLFLGEFSKDALAAATHLVVSPGLSLERDEIRDARRRGVRVFGDLDLFACCARAPIAAITGANGKSTVTTLVGLMAKASGIRAAVGGNLGTPMLDLLDAAAELYVLELSSFQLERSELFEADVATVLNISPDHMDRYPDVAAYAEAKRRVFRGDGLMVLNQDDPLVAAMREPGRRAVRFGLGNGAGLDYTLGLNEGRTWILAQGIPLVPADEVRIKGRHNLANALAAVAIADACQFDREAVAQVLRTFPGLDHRMQWVADIDGVAYVNDSKATNVGACIAALSGLDGKAVLIAGGDGKGADFSALVPVAAEKLRAVVLMGRDGPLIEQVLKDIVPAIRVNTMFEAVRAARGVARRGDTVLLAPACASLDQYKDYQERGRDFAATVRTMS; encoded by the coding sequence ATGAACACGAACCCCCGCGCCGTTGCTGAAAAACTGCCCTGTGAATTCGCCGGTCTCGGCCTGGACGTCCGTTCGCGCGTGCTCGTCCTCGGCCTGGGCGCGACCGGCCTGGCGACCGTCCGCTTCCTGCACCGGCATGGCTTCGAATGCGCAGTCATGGACAGTCGGATCGCTCCGCCGGGTCTGGGAGAACTGCGTGAGGCATTTCCCGATGTCCCCTTGTTTCTCGGGGAGTTCAGCAAAGATGCGCTGGCAGCGGCGACGCATCTCGTCGTCAGCCCCGGACTTTCCCTGGAGCGGGACGAAATCCGCGATGCCCGGCGGCGCGGCGTGCGCGTGTTCGGCGATCTGGACCTGTTCGCCTGCTGCGCGCGGGCGCCGATAGCGGCCATCACCGGCGCGAACGGCAAGAGTACGGTAACGACCCTGGTGGGCCTGATGGCGAAGGCGTCCGGAATCCGGGCGGCGGTGGGCGGCAACCTGGGCACGCCGATGCTGGACCTGCTGGACGCGGCTGCGGAGCTGTATGTCCTCGAACTGTCGAGCTTCCAGCTCGAACGCTCGGAGTTGTTCGAGGCCGATGTCGCGACCGTACTCAATATCAGCCCGGACCATATGGACCGCTATCCCGACGTGGCGGCCTATGCCGAGGCGAAGCGGCGCGTGTTCCGCGGCGATGGGCTGATGGTGCTCAACCAGGATGACCCTCTCGTCGCCGCAATGCGTGAGCCGGGAAGGCGCGCCGTGCGGTTCGGTTTGGGGAACGGCGCGGGCTTGGACTATACGCTCGGCCTCAACGAAGGGAGGACCTGGATTCTGGCGCAAGGGATTCCGCTAGTCCCGGCCGACGAGGTTCGCATCAAGGGCCGGCACAATCTGGCCAACGCCCTTGCCGCCGTGGCGATCGCAGATGCCTGCCAATTCGACCGTGAAGCCGTCGCGCAGGTGCTGCGGACGTTTCCGGGACTGGATCACCGCATGCAATGGGTGGCCGATATCGACGGTGTCGCTTATGTCAACGATTCCAAGGCGACCAACGTCGGCGCCTGCATCGCAGCGCTGTCCGGGCTGGACGGCAAGGCCGTCCTGATCGCCGGGGGCGACGGCAAAGGCGCCGATTTTTCGGCCCTGGTGCCGGTCGCGGCGGAAAAGCTGCGGGCCGTCGTCCTCATGGGGCGGGACGGGCCGCTGATCGAGCAGGTGCTCAAGGACATCGTGCCCGCGATCCGGGTCAACACGATGTTCGAGGCGGTTCGGGCCGCCCGCGGGGTAGCCCGGCGCGGCGATACCGTGCTGCTGGCACCGGCGTGTGCCAGCCTCGACCAGTACAAGGACTATCAAGAACGCGGAAGGGATTTCGCTGCAACGGTGAGGACCATGTCATGA